The Rhinopithecus roxellana isolate Shanxi Qingling chromosome 9, ASM756505v1, whole genome shotgun sequence genome contains a region encoding:
- the LOC104668224 gene encoding transcription initiation factor TFIID subunit 11-like, whose translation MDNACESSTDKGGETGEPDETAAAPGDPGATDMGGIPEETDGDADADLKEEESELKSQDVSNLTTVERENSSLFTPAAKKLKIDTKEKKVDEDEIQKMQILPLHPAVSSFSVEQLNHYEMYCYSVFPKAAIKRLIQW comes from the exons ATGGACAATGCCTGCGAGTCATCCACCGACAAAGGTGGAGAGACAGGGGAGCCAGATGAGACAGCCGCTGCTCCCGGGGACCCGGGGGCTACCGACATGGGTGGAATCCCAGAGGAAACTGATGGAGACGCAGATGCGGACTTGAAAGAAGAGGAAAGCGAGCTCAAGAGTCAGGATGTCTCAAATTTAACAACAGTTGAAAGGGAAAACTCATCGTTATTTACTCCTGCagccaaaaaactgaaaatagataccaaagaaaagaaagtagatgaAGATGAGATTCAGAAGATGCAAATcctg ccactgcacccagcagtttcttctttttctgtggaGCAGCTGAACCATTATGAAATGTATTGCTACTCAGTGTTCCCTAAGGCAGCCATCAAAAGGCTGATCCA GTGGTAG